A genomic region of Oryza glaberrima chromosome 1, OglaRS2, whole genome shotgun sequence contains the following coding sequences:
- the LOC127765991 gene encoding G-type lectin S-receptor-like serine/threonine-protein kinase At2g19130: MACSFLCKPWLPLTESAKPARSPAPSSRARTVVQQLAVLLLLLGGVGGGGGALLAAAASTTDTILPGESITGNQTLVSKNGEFELGFFNPGVGIHYFLGVRLRKLAAYSPTFWIGDRVYVVDLPRAALELFGDSLYIKEDGASLWWSSPSSSSSSSGGGRGGGAAVAVLLDTGDLVVRDQRNSSLVLWRSFDYPGDALLPGGRLGLDVATGENVSLTFEGFTHNGSLRADASRRNGFVLTTDGRDTRGAFPDWMVTTQDNGGSLVLNHPDATNSTEFLQLKVGQVSLVRWSGADAGWVPRWTFPSGCKSGGGFFCGDFGVCTTATGGECRCVDGFAPSDTKEWGLGYFVTGCSRSLPLSCDANGQTEHGDSFAILDNLQGLPYNAQDEPATTDEDCREACLNKCYCVAYSTETGCKLWYYDLYNLSSADKPPYSKIYVRLGSKLKSKRGLATRWMVLLVVGSVAVASAMLAVLLLCRYRRDLFGSSKFVVEGSLVVYSYAQIKKATENFSDKLGEGGFGSVFRGTLPGSTTVVAVKNLKGLGYAEKQFRAEVQTVGMIRHTNLVRLLGFCVEGNRKLLVYEYMPNGSLDAHIFSQKSSPLSWQVRYQIAIGIARGLAYLHEECEHCIIHCDIKPENILLDEEFRPKIADFGMAKLLGREFNAALTTIRGTRGYLAPEWLYGQPITKKADVYSFGIVLFEMISGIRSTVTMKFGSHRYYPSYAAAQMHEGDVLCLLDSRLEGNANVEELDITCRVACWCIQDREGDRPSMGHVVRMLEGVVDTEMPPIPASFQNLVDGDDSDIYEENWRLRTQD; this comes from the coding sequence ATGGCGTGCTCGTTTCTCTGCAAGCCATGGCTGCCATTAACGGAGAGCGCGAAGcccgctcgctcgccggcgccgtcttcCCGCGCAAGAACGGTGGTGCAGCAGCTCGCCGTCCTCTTACTACtgctcggcggcgtcggcggcggcggtggcgcgctgcttgccgcggccgcgtcgacgACGGACACCATCCTCCCCGGCGAGAGCATCACCGGGAACCAGACGCTCGTGTCCAAGAACGGCGAGTTCGAGCTCGGGTTCTTCAACCCGGGCGTCGGGATCCACTACTTCCTCGGCGTCCGCCTCAGGAAGCTCGCGGCGTACAGCCCCACGTTCTGGATTGGCGACAGGGTCTACGTCGTCGACCTGCCTCGCGCCGCGCTGGAGCTCTTCGGCGACAGCCTCTACATCAAGGAGGACGGTGCCAGCCTCtggtggtcgtcgccgtcgtcctcctcctcctcctcgggcggcggccgcggcggcggcgcggccgtcgccgtcctcctcgacaCCGGCGACCTCGTGGTGAGGGACCAGAGGAACTCCTCCCTGGTGCTGTGGCGGAGCTTCGACTACCCCGGCGACGCGCTGCTGCCGGGCGGGAGGCTGGGGCTCGACGTCGCCACCGGGGAGAACGTGTCGCTCACGTTCGAGGGGTTCACCCACAACGGCAGCCTCCGGGCCGACGCGAGCAGGAGGAACGGGTTCGTGCTCACCACCGACGGCCGCGACACCCGCGGCGCGTTCCCGGACTGGATGGTGACCACCCAAGACAACGGCGGCTCGCTGGTGCTCAACCACCCGGACGCCACGAACTCCACCGAGTTCCTGCAGCTCAAAGTCGGGCAGGTCAGCCTGGTCCGGTGGTCGGGCGCCGACGCCGGCTGGGTGCCTCGCTGGACGTTCCCCTCCGGCTGCAAGtccggcggcggcttcttctGCGGCGACTTCGGCGTCTgcacgacggcgaccggcggcgaatGCCGGTGCGTCGACGGGTTCGCGCCGTCGGACACGAAGGAGTGGGGGCTCGGCTACTTCGTCACCGGCTGCTCGAGGTCTCTCCCACTCAGCTGCGACGCCAACGGCCAGACCGAGCACGGCGACTCCTTCGCCATTCTTGACAATCTCCAAGGCCTCCCTTACAACGCGCAGGATGAGCCAGCGACCACCGATGAAGATTGCAGGGAAGCTTGCCTGAACAAATGCTACTGCGTTGCATACTCAACTGAAACTGGATGCAAGCTCTGGTATTACGACCTGTACAATCTGAGCTCAGCTGATAAACCTCCATACAGCAAGATCTATGTCCGATTGGGTTCCAAGCTCAAGAGCAAGAGGGGATTGGCCACAAGATGGATGGTGCTCTTGGTTGTTGGATCAGTAGCTGTAGCTTCTGCAATGTTGGCAGTGTTGCTTCTATGCAGGTACAGGAGAGACCTGTTTGGATCCAGTAAGTTTGTAGTAGAAGGATCTCTGGTTGTCTACTCATATGCACAGATCAAGAAGGCAACGGAGAATTTCTCCGATAAGCTCGGCGAAGGCGGATTCGGAAGCGTTTTCAGAGGTACATTGCCTGGATCAACCACTGTTGTTGCTGTCAAGAATCTCAAAGGGCTCGGCTACGCAGAGAAACAGTTCAGAGCAGAAGTGCAGACGGTTGGAATGATCCGGCACACTAATCTTGTCCGTCTCTTGGGATTTTGTGTCGAAGGGAACAGAAAGTTGCTGGTCTACGAGTATATGCCAAATGGATCCTTGGATGCTCATATCTTTTCACAAAAGTCCAGTCCTTTGAGTTGGCAAGTTCGATACCAAATCGCGATCGGCATCGCAAGGGGTCTAGCATATCTACACGAAGAGTGTGAGCACTGCATCATACACTGCGACATTAAACCCGAAAACATACTACTCGACGAGGAATTCCGCCCCAAGATCGCGGATTTCGGCATGGCAAAGCTTCTTGGACGAGAATTCAACGCGGCACTTACCACCATCCGAGGTACCAGGGGCTATCTCGCGCCAGAGTGGCTGTATGGGCAGCCGATTACCAAGAAGGcagacgtgtacagcttcggcatCGTGCTGTTCGAGATGATCTCAGGGATAAGGAGTACTGTCACGATGAAATTCGGGAGCCATCGGTATTACCCCAGCTACGCGGCTGCGCAAATGCATGAAGGAGATGTTCTGTGCTTGCTGGACAGTAGGCTGGAAGGAAATGCCAATGTGGAGGAGCTCGACATCACCTGCAGAGTCGCCTGCTGGTGCATCCAGGACAGAGAGGGTGACAGGCCATCGATGGGGCACGTCGTTCGCATGTTGGAAGGTGTTGTGGACACGGAGATGCCCCCAATTCCAGCTTCGTTTCAGAACCTTGTGGATGGTGATGACAGTGATATATACGAAGAAAACTGGCGTTTGAGGACCCAAGATTAG
- the LOC127766079 gene encoding G-type lectin S-receptor-like serine/threonine-protein kinase At2g19130 yields MNHKHSFSALCAAMILNVIILFVDSYVAVASDTLFPGQSLSGSETLVSENGIFDLGLFPSAPAGTKHYLGIQYKNMSSNNPITFWLGNRIPITNFINATLYIDAGKLYIEELGSILWTSNSTRNESNTAVAVILNTGNFVIRDQLNSSVVTWQSFDHPADKLLPGAYLGLDMVMGTNILLTLFKPPYNCTLMIDQSRKRGFIMFIDGHDKYLGTFPEWMVTYEENGSLVRLNDPGIPNDTEYMKLQLGQLSLLRWLDNATISGWQSVWSHPSSCKVSAFHCGAFGICTSTGTCKCIDGFRPTEPNEWELGHFGSGCSRITPSNCLGVVSTDSFVLLDNLQGLPYNPQDVMAATSEECQAICLSECYCAAYSYHSACKIWYSMLFNLTSADNLPYTEIYMRIGSPSKRRMHILVFVLIFGSIGVILFLLMLLLMYKRSSCVARQTKMEGFLAVYSYAQVKKATRNFSDKLGEGSFGSVFKGTIAGSTIVAVKKLKGLGHTEKQFRTEVQTVGMIQHNNLVRLWILISFQKPQGY; encoded by the coding sequence ATGAACCACAAGCATTCTTTCTCTGCCCTCTGTGCAGCAATGATACTCAACGTGATCATATTATTTGTGGATAGCTATGTTGCAGTTGCATCAGATACCCTTTTTCCTGGCCAATCTCTCTCAGGCTCTGAAACCTTAGTATCAGAAAATGGTATTTTTGACTTGGGCCTTTTCCCCTCAGCCCCAGCTGGTACAAAGCACTACCTAGGTATTCAATACAAGAACATGTCAAGCAACAATCCAATAACCTTTTGGCTGGGAAACAGAATTCCCATCACCAACTTCATTAATGCAACGCTGTACATCGATGCAGGTAAACTTTATATTGAGGAGCTCGGCTCTATTCTATGGACCTCAAATTCAACGAGAAATGAATCAAACACTGCTGTGGCAGTTATTCTTAACACTGGAAACTTTGTAATAAGAGATCAGCTCAACTCTTCTGTGGTCACATGGCAGAGCTTTGATCACCCAGCTGATAAACTGCTCCCAGGAGCATATCTTGGACTGGACATGGTCATGGGAACCAACATCTTGCTTACTCTGTTCAAGCCTCCTTATAATTGTACCCTCATGATTGACCAAAGTAGGAAGAGGGGATTCATCATGTTCATTGATGGGCATGACAAGTATCTTGGAACCTTTCCTGAATGGATGGTTACCTACGAAGAAAATGGTAGTCTGGTACGATTAAACGATCCAGGAATTCCAAATGATACTGAATACATGAAATTGCAACTGGGGCAACTCAGTTTGTTGAGGTGGTTAGATAATGCAACAATTAGTGGTTGGCAATCTGTGTGGAGCCACCCTTCCAGCTGCAAAGTTAGTGCTTTTCACTGTGGTGCATTTGGTATTTGCACAAGCACAGGAACATGCAAATGTATTGATGGTTTCAGACCAACGGAGCCAAATGAATGGGAGCTGGGACATTTTGGTAGTGGCTGCTCTAGAATTACCCCCTCAAATTGTCTAGGTGTTGTTTCCACTGACTCGTTTGTTTTGTTAGACAACCTGCAGGGGCTTCCTTACAATCCTCAGGATGTTATGGCAGCAACTAGTGAAGAATGTCAAGCTATCTGTCTAAGCGAATGCTATTGCGCAGCGTACTCCTATCATTCTGCCTGCAAGATATGGTACAGCATGTTGTTCAATTTGACTTCAGCTGATAACCTTCCGTACACTGAGATTTATATGCGTATAGGTTCTCCGAGTAAACGCAGGATGCACATACTGGTTTTCGTACTAATTTTTGGGTCAATAGGGGTTATTCTTTTTCTGCTGATGCTTCTTTTGATGTACAAGAGATCCTCATGTGTTGCAAGACAGACAAAAATGGAAGGTTTTCTTGCAGTGTACTCTTATGCACAGGTCAAGAAAGCTACAAGAAACTTCTCTGACAAACTTGGGGAAGGAAGCTTTGGAAGTGTTTTCAAGGGAACAATTGCAGGTTCAACGATTGTTGCTGTGAAGAAGCTCAAAGGCCTAGGGCACACAGAGAAGCAGTTCCGGACAGAGGTACAGACTGTTGGGATGATCCAACATAATAATCTTGTTCGTCTTTGGATTCTCATCTCTTTTCAGAAACCTCAAGGGTATTAG